Proteins from one Sphingomonas sp. HF-S4 genomic window:
- a CDS encoding FAD/NAD(P)-binding protein, with the protein MKSLIAALLANHGTQKQMPGIYATMPLSIAFVGAGPTTIYTFCAFLREVSGAASVTIYEEQARAGLGTPYRPGWNDPAMLSNIASIEIPPICETLIAWLERQPRARLVRLGIDPDLIDEHAFYPRLALGEYFLDQFNGLIDQARARGITVEVATSCRVTDIRAEEAGLRLAVEPRDSKACKRVYDRVVLATGHQWPEEPEVRPGYFLSPWPATALQRIPPIEIGIRGSSLTAIDAAVALAVAHGTMIETEGEAIHYRIHPGAEALGITMMSRKGLLPEADFYYPIPFEPLSICTPEAVERLIAKDCAHLLDQCYDLFRAELTAADPGYAAHVGLAELSVEDIAERYFADRVAADPFQWTETNLAEARANFEREYTVPWRYAILRMHEVVGLIVPHLEEEALHRFNRYLKPVFVDEYATVPHLSIERLLALHRAGHLKVLALGDDPRIDTHGREPGAVVTIQGERRHFPAFIDATGQRPLAADAFPFPSLLEQDVVRDAAEDDAASIKGIVVDDQFHPVSDHPARDRLFCLSIPFILERHPFIQGITSSHEMGCIVGGELARAVRQTGAGQYATDRYRESAA; encoded by the coding sequence GTGAAAAGCCTGATTGCTGCACTTCTGGCAAATCACGGAACACAAAAGCAGATGCCGGGAATTTACGCGACAATGCCTCTGTCTATCGCCTTTGTCGGAGCCGGCCCGACCACCATCTACACCTTCTGTGCCTTTCTCCGGGAAGTCAGCGGCGCTGCGTCGGTGACGATTTATGAGGAGCAGGCGCGCGCAGGCCTTGGCACGCCCTACCGACCGGGCTGGAACGATCCGGCGATGCTGTCCAATATCGCCAGCATCGAGATCCCGCCCATCTGCGAGACGCTTATAGCATGGCTGGAGCGCCAGCCGCGCGCGCGTCTGGTGCGACTCGGTATCGATCCCGACCTGATCGATGAGCACGCCTTCTACCCGCGGCTGGCCCTAGGCGAATATTTCCTCGACCAGTTCAACGGGCTGATCGACCAGGCGCGCGCGCGCGGTATCACCGTCGAGGTCGCGACCAGCTGCCGGGTGACCGACATTCGCGCCGAGGAGGCCGGCCTGCGTCTGGCGGTTGAGCCGCGTGATAGCAAGGCGTGCAAACGGGTCTACGACCGCGTCGTGCTCGCGACCGGCCATCAATGGCCCGAAGAGCCCGAGGTCCGGCCCGGCTATTTCTTGAGCCCTTGGCCGGCGACCGCGCTCCAGCGCATCCCGCCGATCGAGATCGGCATTCGCGGCAGCTCGCTAACCGCGATCGACGCCGCGGTGGCGCTTGCGGTCGCGCATGGCACGATGATCGAAACCGAAGGCGAGGCGATTCACTATCGCATCCATCCCGGCGCCGAGGCGCTGGGTATCACCATGATGTCGCGGAAGGGCCTGCTGCCAGAAGCCGATTTCTATTATCCGATTCCGTTCGAGCCGTTGTCGATCTGTACGCCGGAGGCGGTTGAGCGGCTGATCGCCAAGGACTGCGCGCATCTGCTTGACCAGTGCTACGACCTGTTTCGCGCCGAACTCACTGCAGCCGACCCGGGCTATGCCGCGCATGTCGGCCTCGCCGAGTTGTCGGTCGAGGACATTGCCGAGCGCTATTTCGCCGACCGCGTCGCCGCCGATCCCTTCCAATGGACCGAGACGAACCTCGCCGAAGCCCGCGCCAATTTCGAACGGGAGTATACCGTGCCGTGGCGCTACGCGATCCTGCGCATGCACGAGGTGGTCGGTCTGATCGTGCCGCATCTGGAGGAAGAAGCGCTTCATCGCTTCAACCGCTATCTCAAACCCGTCTTCGTCGACGAGTATGCGACAGTCCCTCATCTCTCGATCGAGCGTCTGCTGGCGCTGCACCGGGCAGGACATCTCAAGGTGCTAGCGCTCGGCGACGATCCCCGCATCGACACCCACGGCAGGGAGCCAGGCGCGGTCGTCACGATCCAGGGCGAACGCCGCCACTTCCCGGCCTTCATCGATGCCACCGGCCAGCGCCCGCTCGCCGCCGACGCATTTCCTTTTCCGAGCCTGCTGGAGCAGGACGTGGTTCGCGATGCCGCCGAGGACGATGCCGCTAGCATCAAGGGGATCGTGGTCGACGACCAGTTCCATCCGGTAAGCGATCACCCGGCGCGGGATCGCCTGTTCTGCCTCAGCATCCCCTTTATTCTCGAACGTCATCCTTTCATCCAGGGCATCACCAGCTCACATGAAATGGGCTGCATCGTCGGTGGCGAGTTAGCACGCGCTGTTCGCCAGACGGGGGCAGGCCAATACGCGACCGATAGGTATCGGGAGTCGGCGGCATGA